Genomic DNA from Paenibacillus sp. KS-LC4:
TGCTCCCGCTCAATCCGGTGATCCCGAAGCAACGTACGCATAAGCTGTGACGCATAGTCGACCAGCGTCTGTGGCGTCATCGCCTCATCCATCCGCCAGCGCACGAGTGATTTCTGATTCAGCTGCATATCAAATAAGCCTAGCGTCGAGGAAAAACGCGAAATTTCCAGTCCGAAAATGTACCGGTAACCCGCATGAATTTGGTATAAAATCGGCCGTCGGCCGCCGCTGGAGGGACCAAGGCCCGTTTCCTGAATCAGCCCCTCCGTCACCAGTTCCTCCAGCACACGCGTGAGCGTACTGCTCGTCAGCTTGTGTCGATCCAGGAGCTCCGCCTTCGATACGGTGCCTTGCTCAGCGATTTGTGTATAAATAAGCTCTTTATGAGAGGGAACGTCCCGTTCCGCTTTGTACATAGCTAATCCCTGCTTACTATAGATAGGATGAAAAAACGAAAGTACCACTCCTCATTATATCGTAATTCATGGACAGTCGCTATGCTCAAGGGCACCCCAAACATTATTCCAAAAAGAAATTAATTCGATTGAAATCACTCGTTAATTAAGCGTTGAACAACGTTAAAATGAAATTTTGAGTCTTTTTTTAATAAGTTAATACCAAAATGGAATAAAGGTGGTATAATAGAGAGAAAGCATCACCCCATCAATGGAGGGAACCTCATGGCAAATGGACAAAATAAAAAGCTGGGCATGCTGCTGCAGCTGTTTTGGATATTTTTTCGAATTGGGCCTACAACGTTTGGCGGCGGCTATGCAATGATGCCGATGATCGAGCGGGAGACGGTACAGAGGCGGCAGTGGATGGATGAAAAGGAATGGACGCAGCTCATTTCACTCGCAGGGTCCGCACCCGGCGGAGTGGGCGTCAATGCGGCAGCGATGGTTGGCTATCGACAGGCTGGCGCAGCAGGGGCGATTATTGCTATTGTTGGCATTACGCTTCCTACGCTTCTGCTCGTTTTGCTGCTTGGTTTATTTATGCGTGTCGTTGGCGATCATCCGAAGCTGGTTGCGGCGCTTAAAGGGATACATGGAGCGGTCATTGCCTTAATGGTGATGGCAGCATATCGCATGGCGCGTGCGGCGCTGTTTGATATGACTACGATATTCGTAGCGATTGTGACGCTGGCCGTGCTGCTGTTTACTGCAATTAATCCGATATTCGTTGTTCTGGCGGGGCTGCTTGGAGGCATCGTATTCACGAAAGGAAAGGAGCTGCTGGGGATGAAGGTGCTGACGGAGAAAGCTTCTGTCCGCAGAACTAGCAGCGAAATTGAATATTACATTTAAAATTGGAGAGGGGGCACGGAGTATGCTCGGAGAGCTGTTCATTGTTTTTTTGAAAATAGGTTGTGTCTCGTTTGGAGGGGGCTATGCGGTTATTCCGATTATTCAATATGAGGCTTTATCCCGAGGGTGGATGACGCAGGGGGAATTTCAGCAGGCCGTCTCCCTTGCCGGGATGGCGCCAGGCTCAATTGCAACAAATGCGGCGACGCTGCTCGGTTATCAGTCCGCCGGCATCACAGGCGCGATCATAGCGACTGCCGGCATGGTGCTGCCGTCGCTTGTGCTCATGATTGTAGTGTCAGCATTCATCCTCCGCCTTCAAAATAATAAATGGCTGTCGGCCTCCTTTTACGGATTAAAGCCGATGATTACTGGCTTAATGGTCTATGCGGCCATTCATTTCGGATATCCGAATGATGGTATGCTGCTGAGCTGGCCGTTCGCGGGAATGCTGCTTATCGTTGCAGGCAGCTTGTATTTACTGATGCGCTACAAATTGCCTCCGTTTATCATCATTGCCGGAGCAGGAGTGGTTGGCATTATTTTATTTTAAAATATAATCATTTATAAATATCATCCTTATAAGGGGCTCATATTTCACCCATGAAACAGCAGCTTTTCCGCCAGAGGACGGCACC
This window encodes:
- a CDS encoding chromate transporter, with amino-acid sequence MANGQNKKLGMLLQLFWIFFRIGPTTFGGGYAMMPMIERETVQRRQWMDEKEWTQLISLAGSAPGGVGVNAAAMVGYRQAGAAGAIIAIVGITLPTLLLVLLLGLFMRVVGDHPKLVAALKGIHGAVIALMVMAAYRMARAALFDMTTIFVAIVTLAVLLFTAINPIFVVLAGLLGGIVFTKGKELLGMKVLTEKASVRRTSSEIEYYI
- a CDS encoding chromate transporter; its protein translation is MLGELFIVFLKIGCVSFGGGYAVIPIIQYEALSRGWMTQGEFQQAVSLAGMAPGSIATNAATLLGYQSAGITGAIIATAGMVLPSLVLMIVVSAFILRLQNNKWLSASFYGLKPMITGLMVYAAIHFGYPNDGMLLSWPFAGMLLIVAGSLYLLMRYKLPPFIIIAGAGVVGIILF